A stretch of the Bombyx mori chromosome 12, ASM3026992v2 genome encodes the following:
- the LOC101745760 gene encoding E3 ubiquitin-protein ligase rnf8-A isoform X8 has protein sequence MNDEILPKLITCKPLKDEFNHLNEIHLSSNEFSVGRATQNEAIIPFLSISRNHCIFKKTNDNDWTIEDRSTFGIEINGTKLGKGKSKRLYHQDIINLEPSGEFLYRYIHSNDDFETPRKRFKIEKSQNTSDGDIAYDVKVKFEASQKYEIEHIEDKIQNAKQMQTTSLILKQQLELDMDRQIQQLKNDYASQIENLQGEKDEVEKQKVFLIEQRDAELTAVRKDMEGKISELMDQIQRHNETEAELMTENSLLKEKLLKEREEFICELNRESSSKQDMLMKLETKIKEQEEIRYKEKIELEQMLKKETEQLRIAKEKELKELEEQKLKRERELEQELVNIKQNLQEQVKQTEEQRIKALQDLNRQKEEMKKLSEGEKAKMEQLIQEREEIQLKLQEAQTAAEKSLADLQIRVQTREIELAALAAERIQQQADHSSEVIKNLQNQLEMVKNQLQSVETEKKKHLNNSDSEPIREGSSTQTFNEVGEVMESELQCSICAELFVKATTLNCSHTFCLYCISMWKKKKKDCPICRTSISTECKSLVLDTFIERMVQKLPEETKLKRKELLKSRQEEMSALTAPKRQTPKSSRRRRRRNTMITNPTMIIPEESGSNRPIPTIDLTMISTSSTMLPNSVTATATSPSRVETGNDSDGVRRLGVVAGRPGSYYGGYGRCYKCGCRGHWLPGCPF, from the exons ATGAACGATGAAATTCTACCTAAACTAATAACTTGCAAACCTTTAAAAGATGAATTCAATCATTTGAATGAGATTCATCTAAGCTCTAACGaa TTTTCAGTTGGACGTGCTACACAAAATGAGGCAATTATACCTTTTCTATCAATATCACGGAACCATTGCATATTTAAGAAAACTAACGACAACGATTGGACCATCGAAGACAGAAGTACATTTGGTATTGAAATTAATGGAACAAAACTTGGCAAAGGCAAAAGCAAAAGATTATACCATCAAGACATTATTAACCTGGAACCCTCTGGAGAATTTTTATACAGATATATTCATTCTAATGATGATTTTGAGACACCGAGGAAACGTTTTAAGATTGAAAAATCCCAAAACACGTCTGATGGTGACATCGCATATGATgtgaaagtaaaatttgaagCGTCCCAGAAATATGAGATTGAGCATATAGAAGACAAAATACAGAATGCTAAACAAATGCAAACAACATCAttgatattaaaacaacaattagAACTGGATATGGATAGACAGATACAACAGTTGAAAAATGATTACGCATCACAAATAGAAAACTTACAGGGAGAAAAGGATGAAGTTGAAAAACAAAAGGTTTTTCTCATTGAACAAAGGGATGCAGAATtaacagctgttagaaaagacaTGGAAGGCAAAATATCTGAACTAATG GATCAAATACAAAGACATAATGAAACCGAAGCCGAATTAATGACCGAGAACagtttattaaaagaaaaattattaaaagaaaggGAAGAATTTATTTGTGAACTAAACCGAGAGAGTTCTTCGAAACAAGATATGCTCATGAAACTAGAAACTAAAATCAAGGAACAGGAGGAAATaagatataaagaaaaaatagaGTTAGAACAAATGcttaaaaaagaaacagaacagtTAAGGATAGCAAAAGAAAAg GAACTAAAAGAACTTGAAGAGCAAAAATTAAAAAGGGAAAGGGAACTAGAACAAGAATTGGTTAACATTAAACAGAACTTACAAGAACAAGTCAAACAGACTGAAGAACAAAGAATCAAAGCTCTACAAGATCTAAATAGACAAAAAGAAGAGATGAAAAAACTAAGTGAAGGGGAAAAAGCAAAAATGGAACAACTT ATCCAAGAGAGGGAAGAAATCCAATTAAAGTTACAAGAGGCACAAACAGCAGCTGAGAAATCTCTAGCCGATCTACAG ATTCGAGTACAAACAAGAGAGATTGAATTGGCTGCTTTAGCGGCGGAAAGAATACAACAACAAGCAGATCACTCGAGTGAAGTCATAAAAAACTTGCAAAATCAACTGGAAATG GTAAAGAATCAACTACAGAGCGTTGAAACAGAGAAAAAGAAACACTTAAACAATTCTGATTCTGAACCAATTCGTGAAGGCTCATCAACACAAACATTCAACGAAGTGGGTGAAGTCATGGAAAGTGAATTACAATGCAGTATATGTGCCGAATTATTTGTAAAAGCCACTACACTGAACTGCTCTCACACTTTCTGTTTGTATTGTATATCGATgtggaaaaagaagaaaaaagattGTCCAATCTGCAG GACTTCAATATCTACTGAATGCAAAAGTTTAGTTTTAGATACATTTATTGAAAGGATGGTACAGAAACTTCCAGAAGAAACGAAGTTGAAAAGAAAAGAACTACTTAAATCTAGACAAG AAGAAATGTCAGCTTTAACAGCTCCGAAACGTCAGACTCCGAAATcttcgaggaggaggaggaggaggaataCAATGATTACGAATC CGACGATGATAATTCCGGAAGAATCTGGGTCCAATCGTCCGATTCCGACGATAGATTTGACGATGATTTCAACTTCTTCGACAATGCTTCCGAATTCAGTGACAGCGACAGCGACTTCACCCTCTCGTGTGG AGACTGGAAACGATAGTGATGGTGTCAGGCGGCTCGGCGTTGTCGCAGGTCGTCCAGGGTCCTACTACGGTGGCTATGGAAGATGTTACAAATGCGGTTGCAGGGGACATTGGCTTCCCGGCTGCCCGTTCTAG
- the LOC101745760 gene encoding E3 ubiquitin-protein ligase rnf8-A isoform X3 yields MNDEILPKLITCKPLKDEFNHLNEIHLSSNEFSVGRATQNEAIIPFLSISRNHCIFKKTNDNDWTIEDRSTFGIEINGTKLGKGKSKRLYHQDIINLEPSGEFLYRYIHSNDDFETPRKRFKIEKSQNTSDGDIAYDVKVKFEASQKYEIEHIEDKIQNAKQMQTTSLILKQQLELDMDRQIQQLKNDYASQIENLQGEKDEVEKQKVFLIEQRDAELTAVRKDMEGKISELMDQIQRHNETEAELMTENSLLKEKLLKEREEFICELNRESSSKQDMLMKLETKIKEQEEIRYKEKIELEQMLKKETEQLRIAKEKELKELEEQKLKRERELEQELVNIKQNLQEQVKQTEEQRIKALQDLNRQKEEMKKLSEGEKAKMEQLIQEREEIQLKLQEAQTAAEKSLADLQIRVQTREIELAALAAERIQQQADHSSEVIKNLQNQLEMVKNQLQSVETEKKKHLNNSDSEPIREGSSTQTFNEVGEVMESELQCSICAELFVKATTLNCSHTFCLYCISMWKKKKKDCPICRTSISTECKSLVLDTFIERMVQKLPEETKLKRKELLKSRQELESEADRSNISETDDRNVSFNSSETSDSEIFEEEEEEEYNDYESDDDNSGRIWVQSSDSDDRFDDDFNFFDNASEFSDSDSDFTLSCGSETGNDSDGVRRLGVVAGRPGSYYGGYGRCYKCGCRGHWLPGCPF; encoded by the exons ATGAACGATGAAATTCTACCTAAACTAATAACTTGCAAACCTTTAAAAGATGAATTCAATCATTTGAATGAGATTCATCTAAGCTCTAACGaa TTTTCAGTTGGACGTGCTACACAAAATGAGGCAATTATACCTTTTCTATCAATATCACGGAACCATTGCATATTTAAGAAAACTAACGACAACGATTGGACCATCGAAGACAGAAGTACATTTGGTATTGAAATTAATGGAACAAAACTTGGCAAAGGCAAAAGCAAAAGATTATACCATCAAGACATTATTAACCTGGAACCCTCTGGAGAATTTTTATACAGATATATTCATTCTAATGATGATTTTGAGACACCGAGGAAACGTTTTAAGATTGAAAAATCCCAAAACACGTCTGATGGTGACATCGCATATGATgtgaaagtaaaatttgaagCGTCCCAGAAATATGAGATTGAGCATATAGAAGACAAAATACAGAATGCTAAACAAATGCAAACAACATCAttgatattaaaacaacaattagAACTGGATATGGATAGACAGATACAACAGTTGAAAAATGATTACGCATCACAAATAGAAAACTTACAGGGAGAAAAGGATGAAGTTGAAAAACAAAAGGTTTTTCTCATTGAACAAAGGGATGCAGAATtaacagctgttagaaaagacaTGGAAGGCAAAATATCTGAACTAATG GATCAAATACAAAGACATAATGAAACCGAAGCCGAATTAATGACCGAGAACagtttattaaaagaaaaattattaaaagaaaggGAAGAATTTATTTGTGAACTAAACCGAGAGAGTTCTTCGAAACAAGATATGCTCATGAAACTAGAAACTAAAATCAAGGAACAGGAGGAAATaagatataaagaaaaaatagaGTTAGAACAAATGcttaaaaaagaaacagaacagtTAAGGATAGCAAAAGAAAAg GAACTAAAAGAACTTGAAGAGCAAAAATTAAAAAGGGAAAGGGAACTAGAACAAGAATTGGTTAACATTAAACAGAACTTACAAGAACAAGTCAAACAGACTGAAGAACAAAGAATCAAAGCTCTACAAGATCTAAATAGACAAAAAGAAGAGATGAAAAAACTAAGTGAAGGGGAAAAAGCAAAAATGGAACAACTT ATCCAAGAGAGGGAAGAAATCCAATTAAAGTTACAAGAGGCACAAACAGCAGCTGAGAAATCTCTAGCCGATCTACAG ATTCGAGTACAAACAAGAGAGATTGAATTGGCTGCTTTAGCGGCGGAAAGAATACAACAACAAGCAGATCACTCGAGTGAAGTCATAAAAAACTTGCAAAATCAACTGGAAATG GTAAAGAATCAACTACAGAGCGTTGAAACAGAGAAAAAGAAACACTTAAACAATTCTGATTCTGAACCAATTCGTGAAGGCTCATCAACACAAACATTCAACGAAGTGGGTGAAGTCATGGAAAGTGAATTACAATGCAGTATATGTGCCGAATTATTTGTAAAAGCCACTACACTGAACTGCTCTCACACTTTCTGTTTGTATTGTATATCGATgtggaaaaagaagaaaaaagattGTCCAATCTGCAG GACTTCAATATCTACTGAATGCAAAAGTTTAGTTTTAGATACATTTATTGAAAGGATGGTACAGAAACTTCCAGAAGAAACGAAGTTGAAAAGAAAAGAACTACTTAAATCTAGACAAG AGCTCGAGTCTGAAGCGGACCGATCGAACATTAGTGAAACCGATGACCG AAATGTCAGCTTTAACAGCTCCGAAACGTCAGACTCCGAAATcttcgaggaggaggaggaggaggaataCAATGATTACGAATC CGACGATGATAATTCCGGAAGAATCTGGGTCCAATCGTCCGATTCCGACGATAGATTTGACGATGATTTCAACTTCTTCGACAATGCTTCCGAATTCAGTGACAGCGACAGCGACTTCACCCTCTCGTGTGGGTCCG AGACTGGAAACGATAGTGATGGTGTCAGGCGGCTCGGCGTTGTCGCAGGTCGTCCAGGGTCCTACTACGGTGGCTATGGAAGATGTTACAAATGCGGTTGCAGGGGACATTGGCTTCCCGGCTGCCCGTTCTAG
- the LOC101745760 gene encoding E3 ubiquitin-protein ligase rnf8-A isoform X9 gives MNDEILPKLITCKPLKDEFNHLNEIHLSSNEFSVGRATQNEAIIPFLSISRNHCIFKKTNDNDWTIEDRSTFGIEINGTKLGKGKSKRLYHQDIINLEPSGEFLYRYIHSNDDFETPRKRFKIEKSQNTSDGDIAYDVKVKFEASQKYEIEHIEDKIQNAKQMQTTSLILKQQLELDMDRQIQQLKNDYASQIENLQGEKDEVEKQKVFLIEQRDAELTAVRKDMEGKISELMDQIQRHNETEAELMTENSLLKEKLLKEREEFICELNRESSSKQDMLMKLETKIKEQEEIRYKEKIELEQMLKKETEQLRIAKEKELKELEEQKLKRERELEQELVNIKQNLQEQVKQTEEQRIKALQDLNRQKEEMKKLSEGEKAKMEQLIQEREEIQLKLQEAQTAAEKSLADLQIRVQTREIELAALAAERIQQQADHSSEVIKNLQNQLEMVKNQLQSVETEKKKHLNNSDSEPIREGSSTQTFNEVGEVMESELQCSICAELFVKATTLNCSHTFCLYCISMWKKKKKDCPICRTSISTECKSLVLDTFIERMVQKLPEETKLKRKELLKSRQELESEADRSNISETDDRRNVSFNSSETSDSEIFEEEEEEEYNDYESDDDNSGRIWVQSSDSDDRFDDDFNFFDNASEFSDSDSDFTLSCGDWKR, from the exons ATGAACGATGAAATTCTACCTAAACTAATAACTTGCAAACCTTTAAAAGATGAATTCAATCATTTGAATGAGATTCATCTAAGCTCTAACGaa TTTTCAGTTGGACGTGCTACACAAAATGAGGCAATTATACCTTTTCTATCAATATCACGGAACCATTGCATATTTAAGAAAACTAACGACAACGATTGGACCATCGAAGACAGAAGTACATTTGGTATTGAAATTAATGGAACAAAACTTGGCAAAGGCAAAAGCAAAAGATTATACCATCAAGACATTATTAACCTGGAACCCTCTGGAGAATTTTTATACAGATATATTCATTCTAATGATGATTTTGAGACACCGAGGAAACGTTTTAAGATTGAAAAATCCCAAAACACGTCTGATGGTGACATCGCATATGATgtgaaagtaaaatttgaagCGTCCCAGAAATATGAGATTGAGCATATAGAAGACAAAATACAGAATGCTAAACAAATGCAAACAACATCAttgatattaaaacaacaattagAACTGGATATGGATAGACAGATACAACAGTTGAAAAATGATTACGCATCACAAATAGAAAACTTACAGGGAGAAAAGGATGAAGTTGAAAAACAAAAGGTTTTTCTCATTGAACAAAGGGATGCAGAATtaacagctgttagaaaagacaTGGAAGGCAAAATATCTGAACTAATG GATCAAATACAAAGACATAATGAAACCGAAGCCGAATTAATGACCGAGAACagtttattaaaagaaaaattattaaaagaaaggGAAGAATTTATTTGTGAACTAAACCGAGAGAGTTCTTCGAAACAAGATATGCTCATGAAACTAGAAACTAAAATCAAGGAACAGGAGGAAATaagatataaagaaaaaatagaGTTAGAACAAATGcttaaaaaagaaacagaacagtTAAGGATAGCAAAAGAAAAg GAACTAAAAGAACTTGAAGAGCAAAAATTAAAAAGGGAAAGGGAACTAGAACAAGAATTGGTTAACATTAAACAGAACTTACAAGAACAAGTCAAACAGACTGAAGAACAAAGAATCAAAGCTCTACAAGATCTAAATAGACAAAAAGAAGAGATGAAAAAACTAAGTGAAGGGGAAAAAGCAAAAATGGAACAACTT ATCCAAGAGAGGGAAGAAATCCAATTAAAGTTACAAGAGGCACAAACAGCAGCTGAGAAATCTCTAGCCGATCTACAG ATTCGAGTACAAACAAGAGAGATTGAATTGGCTGCTTTAGCGGCGGAAAGAATACAACAACAAGCAGATCACTCGAGTGAAGTCATAAAAAACTTGCAAAATCAACTGGAAATG GTAAAGAATCAACTACAGAGCGTTGAAACAGAGAAAAAGAAACACTTAAACAATTCTGATTCTGAACCAATTCGTGAAGGCTCATCAACACAAACATTCAACGAAGTGGGTGAAGTCATGGAAAGTGAATTACAATGCAGTATATGTGCCGAATTATTTGTAAAAGCCACTACACTGAACTGCTCTCACACTTTCTGTTTGTATTGTATATCGATgtggaaaaagaagaaaaaagattGTCCAATCTGCAG GACTTCAATATCTACTGAATGCAAAAGTTTAGTTTTAGATACATTTATTGAAAGGATGGTACAGAAACTTCCAGAAGAAACGAAGTTGAAAAGAAAAGAACTACTTAAATCTAGACAAG AGCTCGAGTCTGAAGCGGACCGATCGAACATTAGTGAAACCGATGACCG AAGAAATGTCAGCTTTAACAGCTCCGAAACGTCAGACTCCGAAATcttcgaggaggaggaggaggaggaataCAATGATTACGAATC CGACGATGATAATTCCGGAAGAATCTGGGTCCAATCGTCCGATTCCGACGATAGATTTGACGATGATTTCAACTTCTTCGACAATGCTTCCGAATTCAGTGACAGCGACAGCGACTTCACCCTCTCGTGTGG AGACTGGAAACGATAG
- the LOC101745760 gene encoding E3 ubiquitin-protein ligase rnf8-A isoform X11, with amino-acid sequence MNDEILPKLITCKPLKDEFNHLNEIHLSSNEFSVGRATQNEAIIPFLSISRNHCIFKKTNDNDWTIEDRSTFGIEINGTKLGKGKSKRLYHQDIINLEPSGEFLYRYIHSNDDFETPRKRFKIEKSQNTSDGDIAYDVKVKFEASQKYEIEHIEDKIQNAKQMQTTSLILKQQLELDMDRQIQQLKNDYASQIENLQGEKDEVEKQKVFLIEQRDAELTAVRKDMEGKISELMDQIQRHNETEAELMTENSLLKEKLLKEREEFICELNRESSSKQDMLMKLETKIKEQEEIRYKEKIELEQMLKKETEQLRIAKEKELKELEEQKLKRERELEQELVNIKQNLQEQVKQTEEQRIKALQDLNRQKEEMKKLSEGEKAKMEQLIQEREEIQLKLQEAQTAAEKSLADLQIRVQTREIELAALAAERIQQQADHSSEVIKNLQNQLEMVKNQLQSVETEKKKHLNNSDSEPIREGSSTQTFNEVGEVMESELQCSICAELFVKATTLNCSHTFCLYCISMWKKKKKDCPICRTSISTECKSLVLDTFIERMVQKLPEETKLKRKELLKSRQELESEADRSNISETDDRNVSFNSSETSDSEIFEEEEEEEYNDYESDDDNSGRIWVQSSDSDDRFDDDFNFFDNASEFSDSDSDFTLS; translated from the exons ATGAACGATGAAATTCTACCTAAACTAATAACTTGCAAACCTTTAAAAGATGAATTCAATCATTTGAATGAGATTCATCTAAGCTCTAACGaa TTTTCAGTTGGACGTGCTACACAAAATGAGGCAATTATACCTTTTCTATCAATATCACGGAACCATTGCATATTTAAGAAAACTAACGACAACGATTGGACCATCGAAGACAGAAGTACATTTGGTATTGAAATTAATGGAACAAAACTTGGCAAAGGCAAAAGCAAAAGATTATACCATCAAGACATTATTAACCTGGAACCCTCTGGAGAATTTTTATACAGATATATTCATTCTAATGATGATTTTGAGACACCGAGGAAACGTTTTAAGATTGAAAAATCCCAAAACACGTCTGATGGTGACATCGCATATGATgtgaaagtaaaatttgaagCGTCCCAGAAATATGAGATTGAGCATATAGAAGACAAAATACAGAATGCTAAACAAATGCAAACAACATCAttgatattaaaacaacaattagAACTGGATATGGATAGACAGATACAACAGTTGAAAAATGATTACGCATCACAAATAGAAAACTTACAGGGAGAAAAGGATGAAGTTGAAAAACAAAAGGTTTTTCTCATTGAACAAAGGGATGCAGAATtaacagctgttagaaaagacaTGGAAGGCAAAATATCTGAACTAATG GATCAAATACAAAGACATAATGAAACCGAAGCCGAATTAATGACCGAGAACagtttattaaaagaaaaattattaaaagaaaggGAAGAATTTATTTGTGAACTAAACCGAGAGAGTTCTTCGAAACAAGATATGCTCATGAAACTAGAAACTAAAATCAAGGAACAGGAGGAAATaagatataaagaaaaaatagaGTTAGAACAAATGcttaaaaaagaaacagaacagtTAAGGATAGCAAAAGAAAAg GAACTAAAAGAACTTGAAGAGCAAAAATTAAAAAGGGAAAGGGAACTAGAACAAGAATTGGTTAACATTAAACAGAACTTACAAGAACAAGTCAAACAGACTGAAGAACAAAGAATCAAAGCTCTACAAGATCTAAATAGACAAAAAGAAGAGATGAAAAAACTAAGTGAAGGGGAAAAAGCAAAAATGGAACAACTT ATCCAAGAGAGGGAAGAAATCCAATTAAAGTTACAAGAGGCACAAACAGCAGCTGAGAAATCTCTAGCCGATCTACAG ATTCGAGTACAAACAAGAGAGATTGAATTGGCTGCTTTAGCGGCGGAAAGAATACAACAACAAGCAGATCACTCGAGTGAAGTCATAAAAAACTTGCAAAATCAACTGGAAATG GTAAAGAATCAACTACAGAGCGTTGAAACAGAGAAAAAGAAACACTTAAACAATTCTGATTCTGAACCAATTCGTGAAGGCTCATCAACACAAACATTCAACGAAGTGGGTGAAGTCATGGAAAGTGAATTACAATGCAGTATATGTGCCGAATTATTTGTAAAAGCCACTACACTGAACTGCTCTCACACTTTCTGTTTGTATTGTATATCGATgtggaaaaagaagaaaaaagattGTCCAATCTGCAG GACTTCAATATCTACTGAATGCAAAAGTTTAGTTTTAGATACATTTATTGAAAGGATGGTACAGAAACTTCCAGAAGAAACGAAGTTGAAAAGAAAAGAACTACTTAAATCTAGACAAG AGCTCGAGTCTGAAGCGGACCGATCGAACATTAGTGAAACCGATGACCG AAATGTCAGCTTTAACAGCTCCGAAACGTCAGACTCCGAAATcttcgaggaggaggaggaggaggaataCAATGATTACGAATC CGACGATGATAATTCCGGAAGAATCTGGGTCCAATCGTCCGATTCCGACGATAGATTTGACGATGATTTCAACTTCTTCGACAATGCTTCCGAATTCAGTGACAGCGACAGCGACTTCACCCTCTCGT AG
- the LOC101745760 gene encoding E3 ubiquitin-protein ligase rnf8-A isoform X10: protein MNDEILPKLITCKPLKDEFNHLNEIHLSSNEFSVGRATQNEAIIPFLSISRNHCIFKKTNDNDWTIEDRSTFGIEINGTKLGKGKSKRLYHQDIINLEPSGEFLYRYIHSNDDFETPRKRFKIEKSQNTSDGDIAYDVKVKFEASQKYEIEHIEDKIQNAKQMQTTSLILKQQLELDMDRQIQQLKNDYASQIENLQGEKDEVEKQKVFLIEQRDAELTAVRKDMEGKISELMDQIQRHNETEAELMTENSLLKEKLLKEREEFICELNRESSSKQDMLMKLETKIKEQEEIRYKEKIELEQMLKKETEQLRIAKEKELKELEEQKLKRERELEQELVNIKQNLQEQVKQTEEQRIKALQDLNRQKEEMKKLSEGEKAKMEQLIQEREEIQLKLQEAQTAAEKSLADLQIRVQTREIELAALAAERIQQQADHSSEVIKNLQNQLEMVKNQLQSVETEKKKHLNNSDSEPIREGSSTQTFNEVGEVMESELQCSICAELFVKATTLNCSHTFCLYCISMWKKKKKDCPICRTSISTECKSLVLDTFIERMVQKLPEETKLKRKELLKSRQELESEADRSNISETDDRRNVSFNSSETSDSEIFEEEEEEEYNDYESDDDNSGRIWVQSSDSDDRFDDDFNFFDNASEFSDSDSDFTLS, encoded by the exons ATGAACGATGAAATTCTACCTAAACTAATAACTTGCAAACCTTTAAAAGATGAATTCAATCATTTGAATGAGATTCATCTAAGCTCTAACGaa TTTTCAGTTGGACGTGCTACACAAAATGAGGCAATTATACCTTTTCTATCAATATCACGGAACCATTGCATATTTAAGAAAACTAACGACAACGATTGGACCATCGAAGACAGAAGTACATTTGGTATTGAAATTAATGGAACAAAACTTGGCAAAGGCAAAAGCAAAAGATTATACCATCAAGACATTATTAACCTGGAACCCTCTGGAGAATTTTTATACAGATATATTCATTCTAATGATGATTTTGAGACACCGAGGAAACGTTTTAAGATTGAAAAATCCCAAAACACGTCTGATGGTGACATCGCATATGATgtgaaagtaaaatttgaagCGTCCCAGAAATATGAGATTGAGCATATAGAAGACAAAATACAGAATGCTAAACAAATGCAAACAACATCAttgatattaaaacaacaattagAACTGGATATGGATAGACAGATACAACAGTTGAAAAATGATTACGCATCACAAATAGAAAACTTACAGGGAGAAAAGGATGAAGTTGAAAAACAAAAGGTTTTTCTCATTGAACAAAGGGATGCAGAATtaacagctgttagaaaagacaTGGAAGGCAAAATATCTGAACTAATG GATCAAATACAAAGACATAATGAAACCGAAGCCGAATTAATGACCGAGAACagtttattaaaagaaaaattattaaaagaaaggGAAGAATTTATTTGTGAACTAAACCGAGAGAGTTCTTCGAAACAAGATATGCTCATGAAACTAGAAACTAAAATCAAGGAACAGGAGGAAATaagatataaagaaaaaatagaGTTAGAACAAATGcttaaaaaagaaacagaacagtTAAGGATAGCAAAAGAAAAg GAACTAAAAGAACTTGAAGAGCAAAAATTAAAAAGGGAAAGGGAACTAGAACAAGAATTGGTTAACATTAAACAGAACTTACAAGAACAAGTCAAACAGACTGAAGAACAAAGAATCAAAGCTCTACAAGATCTAAATAGACAAAAAGAAGAGATGAAAAAACTAAGTGAAGGGGAAAAAGCAAAAATGGAACAACTT ATCCAAGAGAGGGAAGAAATCCAATTAAAGTTACAAGAGGCACAAACAGCAGCTGAGAAATCTCTAGCCGATCTACAG ATTCGAGTACAAACAAGAGAGATTGAATTGGCTGCTTTAGCGGCGGAAAGAATACAACAACAAGCAGATCACTCGAGTGAAGTCATAAAAAACTTGCAAAATCAACTGGAAATG GTAAAGAATCAACTACAGAGCGTTGAAACAGAGAAAAAGAAACACTTAAACAATTCTGATTCTGAACCAATTCGTGAAGGCTCATCAACACAAACATTCAACGAAGTGGGTGAAGTCATGGAAAGTGAATTACAATGCAGTATATGTGCCGAATTATTTGTAAAAGCCACTACACTGAACTGCTCTCACACTTTCTGTTTGTATTGTATATCGATgtggaaaaagaagaaaaaagattGTCCAATCTGCAG GACTTCAATATCTACTGAATGCAAAAGTTTAGTTTTAGATACATTTATTGAAAGGATGGTACAGAAACTTCCAGAAGAAACGAAGTTGAAAAGAAAAGAACTACTTAAATCTAGACAAG AGCTCGAGTCTGAAGCGGACCGATCGAACATTAGTGAAACCGATGACCG AAGAAATGTCAGCTTTAACAGCTCCGAAACGTCAGACTCCGAAATcttcgaggaggaggaggaggaggaataCAATGATTACGAATC CGACGATGATAATTCCGGAAGAATCTGGGTCCAATCGTCCGATTCCGACGATAGATTTGACGATGATTTCAACTTCTTCGACAATGCTTCCGAATTCAGTGACAGCGACAGCGACTTCACCCTCTCGT AG